A single Aminobacterium mobile DSM 12262 DNA region contains:
- a CDS encoding ABC transporter permease subunit, whose amino-acid sequence MERRYVAFFFLVPLVLLLGIFLIYPLALVFIESVSIDGHISLANYLMLFTKNLYRESLGTSLALSFSTAILGTVIGLPLSYIVYKSQGRFRQFLMALTAVPLTFSGLVIGFMFIILLGTSGFITMIFSQIFGFNPLEFSAFLFTWRGLVVAYLYFLIPRMILTMTAAWSNADWSLIEAAMNLGASRMTILFKVLLPMLGPAIFAGSSLLFAVSMGAFGTAFALTGTGVKILPLVIYTHISEVSVDIGRADALAVVLAVVTTVVITLYERLFASKGR is encoded by the coding sequence GTGGAGAGACGTTACGTAGCATTTTTCTTTCTTGTCCCCCTTGTGCTTTTACTGGGGATTTTTCTCATATATCCATTGGCTCTGGTTTTTATCGAGAGCGTAAGTATAGATGGGCATATTTCCCTTGCTAATTACCTTATGCTCTTTACTAAAAATCTTTACCGGGAGTCTCTTGGTACAAGTCTTGCCCTCTCTTTCTCCACAGCCATTTTAGGGACAGTTATCGGCTTGCCCCTTTCCTACATCGTCTATAAAAGCCAAGGACGTTTCCGACAGTTTCTCATGGCCCTTACAGCTGTTCCCTTAACGTTTAGTGGCCTTGTGATAGGCTTTATGTTTATCATTTTGTTAGGTACAAGTGGTTTTATCACCATGATTTTCAGTCAGATATTCGGGTTTAACCCCTTGGAGTTTTCTGCTTTCCTCTTCACGTGGCGAGGTTTGGTAGTGGCCTATCTCTATTTTCTTATCCCTCGAATGATTCTTACTATGACAGCTGCCTGGAGCAATGCTGACTGGAGCCTTATTGAGGCGGCAATGAATCTGGGTGCTTCCCGAATGACTATTCTTTTTAAAGTGCTTCTCCCCATGTTAGGCCCTGCTATTTTTGCCGGATCCTCCCTTCTTTTTGCCGTAAGTATGGGAGCTTTTGGAACGGCCTTTGCTCTTACCGGTACAGGCGTTAAAATTCTTCCCCTCGTGATCTATACTCATATATCCGAGGTTTCTGTGGATATTGGGCGAGCTGACGCTCTGGCAGTGGTCCTTGCAGTCGTGACCACCGTGGTTATTACCCTTTACGAAAGGCTTTTTGCTTCTAAAGGGAGATAA
- the rfbD gene encoding dTDP-4-dehydrorhamnose reductase: protein MDFFITGSGGQLACAFQRLFKEEDLSFSAYSRQELDITDIGRLRRRIEEDKPNCIINCAAWNDVDGAEQNWRGAYMVNAMGSKNVAIVAGEQGIPLISFSTDYVFNGKSVRSWTIADAPDPLNVYGRSKLLGEQFIRDHTSRFIIVRASWVFGPEGKESSNFLKKVFQWSLNQRELRIVSDQISSPTYAPDLAERVLELLYRREWGLYHLSCAGRCSRFEWASFALKELGWQGTIEPARSEDFRPLAQRPAMSALDSFPLEELSIRMPRWEDSTLRFLKSIGQKNGDINDI, encoded by the coding sequence ATGGATTTTTTTATTACTGGAAGCGGTGGACAACTGGCATGTGCTTTCCAGCGCCTTTTCAAAGAAGAAGATCTTTCTTTTTCTGCATACTCCCGCCAAGAACTAGACATAACAGACATAGGGCGTCTCAGAAGGCGCATAGAAGAAGATAAGCCGAACTGTATTATCAACTGCGCGGCGTGGAACGACGTAGACGGTGCGGAACAAAATTGGCGGGGAGCGTATATGGTTAATGCCATGGGCTCCAAAAATGTAGCTATAGTTGCCGGGGAGCAGGGTATTCCCCTCATCTCTTTCAGTACAGACTATGTTTTTAATGGTAAAAGCGTACGCTCGTGGACTATTGCTGACGCACCTGACCCTCTTAATGTGTATGGGCGCAGTAAGCTTTTGGGAGAACAGTTTATTCGGGATCACACCTCTCGGTTTATTATAGTAAGGGCGAGTTGGGTTTTTGGACCTGAAGGGAAAGAATCATCAAATTTCCTCAAAAAAGTGTTTCAATGGAGTCTGAATCAGCGAGAGCTTCGAATTGTCTCAGATCAGATATCGAGCCCTACATATGCTCCAGATCTGGCAGAGCGAGTATTGGAACTCCTTTATCGTCGGGAATGGGGACTCTACCATCTTTCGTGTGCTGGTCGGTGTAGCCGTTTTGAATGGGCTTCTTTTGCTCTTAAAGAACTGGGATGGCAGGGAACCATAGAACCAGCACGAAGCGAAGATTTTCGGCCTTTAGCTCAGCGCCCGGCAATGAGCGCATTAGATTCTTTTCCCTTAGAGGAGTTGAGTATTCGTATGCCTCGTTGGGAAGATTCAACTCTTCGTTTTTTAAAATCTATTGGACAGAAGAATGGTGACATTAATGACATATAG
- a CDS encoding ribonuclease HI family protein — translation MTYSGHFDGASRGNPGEAGAGALLYDGEGNIIWQKTTYLGSKTNNEAEYEGLLMLLREIRERNIEQIVIRGDSRLVICQMKKEWKVASPHLKILWEEAQRLIRGRSIAFEWVPREENSDADCLSNQAIDKHSADKPSVNVFDPSRLEKVAPSIFIAHGTEDYAVDVKHKACTCLGFMHQKRCKHLDAALSLLNGAKS, via the coding sequence ATGACATATAGTGGACATTTTGATGGAGCTTCCCGTGGAAATCCAGGTGAAGCAGGAGCAGGAGCCCTGCTTTATGACGGAGAAGGCAATATTATATGGCAAAAAACGACGTATCTTGGCTCCAAAACGAATAATGAAGCAGAATACGAGGGATTGCTCATGTTGCTTCGCGAAATAAGAGAGCGGAATATAGAGCAAATTGTTATTCGTGGAGACAGTCGACTTGTAATCTGCCAGATGAAAAAAGAGTGGAAAGTAGCCAGTCCCCATCTTAAAATACTTTGGGAAGAAGCCCAGCGTTTGATCCGTGGCCGCTCCATTGCCTTTGAATGGGTCCCAAGGGAGGAAAACAGCGATGCAGATTGTCTGTCAAATCAGGCCATAGACAAACATTCTGCGGATAAGCCTTCCGTCAATGTTTTTGATCCTTCTCGCCTTGAAAAGGTGGCGCCTTCTATCTTTATTGCCCATGGGACGGAAGATTATGCTGTAGATGTGAAACATAAGGCATGTACCTGCCTGGGTTTTATGCACCAAAAGCGCTGTAAACATTTAGACGCGGCCCTTTCCCTCTTAAATGGCGCTAAGTCTTGA
- a CDS encoding MFS transporter, producing MASQLDRRTFRLCWLVTYFSQTFVSMFFLYPVAIQQQGFPFILTGWLMSIFSVTSTLVRPFSGIITERIGVRKSLLIASIFLFASSLPLLWVQSFSGLMILRACMGFFYGIVMVAITTYQALSIPADRRGRLYAWIAIAYVLPLVTILPIAEFSLSRMGTSFYLILAPLLVLALIFSTKYLPRLAELEHSDEDDSPFPHNRNQAQQWGSWKEMFSVPGFWPLMATLLTWSLVNSSTLQYMPSLIHSRGMIASAFMMTNAVVSLFLRFLATGIMDRIDRTLIGSLSIALMGAVVVGAKVAFSNQAFCFLGAIYGIGMGMGFPVMLALMPDIFPRHLQPKGVAAGTLLMEGGFIITPFIMSYGGFLWGLENVLALMGAFGCANGLFLAFKGWRRSRR from the coding sequence ATGGCGTCGCAACTTGATAGAAGAACTTTCCGACTCTGCTGGCTCGTAACATATTTCAGTCAGACATTTGTCTCTATGTTCTTTCTCTATCCAGTGGCCATTCAACAGCAGGGATTTCCTTTTATCCTTACCGGGTGGCTCATGAGCATTTTCAGCGTCACATCTACGCTGGTTCGTCCTTTTAGTGGAATAATAACAGAGCGGATAGGCGTTCGGAAAAGTTTGCTCATAGCTTCTATTTTTCTTTTTGCTTCATCACTTCCGTTGTTGTGGGTTCAGTCTTTTTCCGGCCTCATGATCTTGCGGGCGTGTATGGGCTTCTTCTATGGAATTGTGATGGTAGCTATTACTACGTATCAGGCCCTGAGCATTCCGGCCGATCGCCGGGGGCGTTTGTACGCCTGGATCGCTATTGCGTATGTATTGCCTCTCGTAACAATTCTTCCAATAGCCGAATTCTCTCTCTCCCGTATGGGAACGAGCTTTTATCTTATTTTGGCCCCTCTTCTTGTCCTCGCTCTCATTTTTTCTACGAAGTACCTTCCGCGTCTCGCCGAACTGGAACATTCCGATGAAGATGACTCTCCTTTCCCCCATAACAGGAACCAGGCGCAACAATGGGGAAGTTGGAAAGAGATGTTTTCCGTTCCAGGTTTTTGGCCTCTTATGGCGACTCTTCTGACGTGGTCTCTCGTCAATTCCTCTACCTTACAATATATGCCCTCCCTTATTCATTCCAGAGGAATGATTGCCAGTGCTTTTATGATGACAAACGCAGTAGTTTCTCTCTTCTTGCGCTTCCTTGCCACGGGAATTATGGACCGCATAGACCGCACGTTGATAGGAAGCCTTTCCATTGCTCTTATGGGCGCTGTAGTGGTAGGTGCAAAAGTAGCTTTCAGTAACCAGGCTTTCTGCTTTTTAGGAGCTATTTACGGGATAGGCATGGGAATGGGTTTCCCTGTAATGCTTGCTTTAATGCCAGATATATTCCCTCGCCATCTTCAGCCGAAGGGAGTGGCGGCGGGGACTCTTCTTATGGAAGGGGGCTTCATTATAACTCCCTTCATTATGAGTTATGGAGGCTTTCTATGGGGGCTGGAGAATGTTTTGGCTCTTATGGGCGCTTTTGGATGTGCAAATGGATTGTTCCTTGCTTTTAAAGGCTGGAGGCGCTCACGTCGGTGA